The Magnetospirillum sp. XM-1 genomic interval ACCGGCTGATGGAGGAGATGGCGGGCAAGCTGGACCTGCCCTTCGCCTTCTTCGGCCATTGCCTGGGCAGCCTGACGCTGTACGAAACCACCTGCCGGCTGATGGACCGGGCGGGGATCAGGCCCACCCATCTGTTCTGTTCCGGCGCGCGGCCGCCGGACCGGCTCAAATCCATCGGCTCGTTCGAGACCAGCCTGATACGCCGTCTGGCGCGCATGCCCGGCTACCGCGCCGATTTGCCCCCCTATCGCCAGCCGGGGCCCATCTTCGCCGAGATCGTGCGCCACTTCGACATCGCCGCCAGCGAGCATCTGCTGGTGGACCCGGATCTGCGCCGCCTGATGCTGCCGGCGGTCCGCGCCGATTTCGAGATGGCCAGCACCTATCGTTTCCGGCGCAGACGTCCGCTGGACGTGCCCATCACCTGCTTCGTTGCCATCGGCGACATCTTCGTCTCGCGCGAGGATATCCTCGGCTGGGGACGATTTACCAACAGGCAGTTGCGGATTCTCATGCGTGAGGGTACTCACTATTCTATTATTGAGGATGAGGCGTTCATTCAGAGGGTTATTTCGCGGGAATTGTCCCGGCCGGCATCTTGACCGGAAGATGTGAACTCAGGGAGGAACCGATGGCGAAAATGGCGTTGGTCTTGGGCGGCGGTGCGCCCAACTGCACATTGATGACGGGGGCCATGCTGGCGTTCGAGGAAGCCGGCGTGAAGTTCGACGTGATTTCCGGGGCGGGCGGCGGCGGCTGCATGGCGCTGCTCTACGCCTCGCCGGCCAACGGCATGACGCGCCAGGAATCCTTGCGCAACTCCATCAACCTCAGCGTCTCGGATTCCATCTTCAAATACCTGCCCCTGAACTACAAAGTATTCGTCAAGGGCAGCCGCCTTGCCGAGGGCTACCGCAACCTGCTGACCAAGCTTCCCTATTACGAGAAGGTCGTGAACCAGTTGGGCATGACCAAGGGCAAGAAGCTGATCAGCGACCTGATCCAGCTAATCTGGGCCATCACCACGCCCAGCACCACCACCTTTTTCTCCAGCGGCTGCTGCTCGCACGCGCCGCTGCTGGAGCAGTTCATCGATTTCTCCAAGATCAAGGATTACGAGGAGGAGGTGTACATCAACGCCTACTCCGTCGCCGACGAGAAGGTGGTGACCTACGGCAAGAAGGAGATCAATTTCGAGACCTTCGCCGCCTCGCTGGGCTATCCCTTCATCTACGAGGCCACCACGGTGGACGGCATCTACTTCATGGAAGGCGGCGCGGTCGACACCTACAATTTCAGCGGCCTGCTGCGCACCGACGAGGACATCCGCACCCTGGTGGTGCTGGACGCCTTCGGCAACCAGCAATACATCCAGCGGCCCAAGAACCTGTTCCAGGCCTATTCCCAGTCCATGATCCTGCCGCTGGTCGAGGTCTGCCGGAAGGACCTGATGTTGTTCGAGCACTACTACCTGAAGGAATGGAACGCCGCCCATCCCAAGAAGGAAGTGGAACTGGTGAAGATCAAGTTCGACATTCCCCCCGACTGGCTGCCGGCCGCGCTGGACTGGTCGACCTCCAACATGGAGCGCATGTTCGAGCTGGGCTACGAGACCGCCAGGAAGCACATCGCCGAATACGGCGTCGATCTCGGCCGGACCATCACTTAAAGGGGAGCACGCCGCATGGATGGGTCCGAGGTGGCGTTCGAGCCACGGCTGGCGCTCGAGGCCATGGTGCTCAGTCGCGAATGCGACCGGCGCGAGGCCATCCTCGTCCGCCAGGGAAAGGCGCCGTTCCACGTGTCGTCGGTGGGGCACGAAGCCCTGGCGGTCCTGGCCCAGCTGATCGGGCCGGGCGACCAGGTCTTTCCCCATTACCGCGACAAGGCGCTGATGCTGGCCTTGGGCACGCCGGTGCGCGAACTGGCGCGCCTGCTGCTCGGCAAGGCCGCGTCGCTGGCCAACGGCCGGCAGATGCCGGGGCATTTCGGCGACCGCAGCCGGGGGGTGTGGAGTGCGCTTTCCCCCGTCGCCCACCACCTGCTGCCGGCCTGCGGCTTCGCCTGGGCCATGCAGCGCCAGGGACTGCCCCACGTGGCGGTGGCGCTGACCGGGGAAGCGTCGTGCCGCCAGGGCGAGTTCTTCGAGGCGGTGGCCTTCGCGGTCGAGCGCCGGCTGCCGGTGCTGTTCGTGGTCGAGGACAACGGCCTGGGCATCAGCACGCCCACCGCCCATCTCAATCCCCTGGCGCTGGGCATGCTGGACGGCGTGAAGGTCACCCGGGCCGACGGGCGTGATCCCGAAGCCCTGTTCGCCGTCGCCCGGCGGGTGATGCATGGGGTGCGCGGCGGGGCGGGACCGGCCATCCTGTGGTGCGAGTTGGACCGGCTGGAGGGCCATTCCAGCTTCGACGACCAGCGCGGCTATCTGCCGGAAGAGGTCATCCGCGCCAAATGGGAGCGCGATCCGGTGGCCGCCTTCGCCGCGCGGCTGGGGCCCCAATCCGAGGTGGAGACCCTGCGCCAGCGCTTCGCCGACGAGGTCTACGCCACCTTTCAGGAGGTGCTGGACGAGCCGGACCCGTCGCCAAAGGCCGCGCTGGACGGCCGGCTGGCCCCGGCCGGCGAGCCTCCGCCCTTCCGCTTTCCCGAGGATTACGCCGAGAAGAGGTGGAGTCTGGCCCGTGCGGTGGGGGTGGCGCTTGGCGCCATCTTCGAGCATGACCCAAAGACCGTGCTGTTCGGCGAGGACGTGGACGATCCCAAGGGGGGCGTGTTCGGCCTGACCCGGGGCCTGTCCACCCGCTTTCCCGGCCGCGTCCACAATTCGCCCCTGGCCGAGGCCACCATCGCGGGCGTGGCGCCGGGACTGGCCGGCGGCGGCATCCGCCCCATCCTCGAGATGCAGTTCGCCGATTTCTGCGGCCCGGCCATGAGCCAGATCGTCAACGATCTGGCGACGCTGCGCTGGCGCTCGGCCGGGGCCTGGACCTGTCCGGCGGTGATCTACGCCCCCTATGGCGGCTATGTGGCCGGGGCCGGCATGTGGCACAGCCAGGCGTGCGAGGCCGCGTTCTGCCAGATTCCCGGCCTCAGGGTGGCGGTGCCCAGTTCGCCCGCCGACGCCGTCGGCCTGTTCTGGGCGGCGGCCCATGCCGACGATCCCACCGTCATCTTGCTGCCCAAGCGGCTGTTCCAGGTATCCGAGCCGGTGCCCGCCGAAATTCCCGCCATCGCCTTCGGCAAAGCTGCGCGCCTGCGCCAGGGCGACGACATCACCGTCATCTGCTGGGGCAACACCGTGCGGGTGGTCGGCGACGCGCTGCGCCTGCCCCAGGCGGCGTCGGTCTCGGCGGAGGTGTTCGACCTGCGCAGCCTGGTTCCCTGGGATCGCGTGGCAGTCATGGACTCGGTGGCCAGGACCGGGCGGCTGCTGGTGGTCCAGGAGGACAATGTCAGCGGCGGCGTGGGCCAGATGATCGTCGCCGAGATCTGTGCCGATGCCCGAACCTGGGCCAGCCTGAAGACGCCGCCCTTGATCCTGGGCCGCCCGGACGTGCATATCGGCTTCAGCGGGGCCTATGGCGACGCCTATCTGCCCCAACCGCAAGCCGTCGCGGAACGGATCCGCGACATGACAGGAGCCCCGTGATGATCAAGGTGCTGGCCGTTCCGTCCTACGGCTACAATGTCGAGAAGGTCAACATCACCCGCCTGCTGAAGGAGCCGGGCGAGGACTTCGCCCTGGACGAGCCCCTCTACGAGCTGGAGACCGAGAAGGTCGCCCAGGAGGTGGAAGCGCCGTTCGCGGCCCGGCTGGTGCGCTGGTGGGTGGCCGAGGGCGACGTGGTCCCGGTCGGCGCCCCGGTGGCTGACGTAGAGGTCGAGGGCTAGCCTTCAGGGGCGGGCGCCGGCGACCATGGTCCGGAACAGGGGAATGTCCATCTCGCGGTCGTGCCGGTCCAGTTCCCGGTGGAAATGCTCGATGCTTTCGCGGGCCAGGTTGGGGTCCCTGTTGCGGATGGCCTCGCGGACCGGAACCAGCAGGGCCATCAGGCGGAGATGGTCTTCCTTGAGCTGGGCCACGGTATCGGGGCCAAGACGCGCCGCCAGCTGCTCCTCCATGCGGAAATGGATGCGCATGCGGTCATGCAGCACCTCGATCGCCTCGTCGGCCAACCCCAGGCCGGGATCGTTGCGAACCACCGCCGCCATGGACGCGATCATCTGATGAAGTTTCTGGTGCTCGGAATCGATCACCGGGTCACCGCTTTTCCACTGCTCCTCAAGCCATGTCGCCATGCCAGCCCCCTTTCCCTCCACCTGGGATTTGAGGTGGGGAGGTGGCTGGAATAATTCCAGGGTAAAAATCAGCCGCAGCGCACGCCGGTGCCGCCCAGGCCGCAATAGCCGCCGGGATTCTTGGCCAGGTATTGCTGGTGGTAGCCTTCCGCCCAGTAGAAGGTGCCGGCCGGGGCGATTTCGGTGGTGACGGCGCCGAAGCCGGCGCGGCGCAGCGACTCGCCATAGGCTTGGCGCGACGATTCCGCCGCCTCGCCCTGTTGGGGGGTGGTCCAATAGATGGCCGAGCGGTATTGGGTGCCGATGTCGTTGCCCTGGCGCATGCCCTGGGTGGGGTTGTGGCCCTCCCAGAACAGCCGCAACAGGGTCGAATAGGGCAGTTCGGCCGGGTCGAACGCCACCATCACCGCCTCGGCATGGCCGGTGCGGGCGGTGCAGACCTCTTCATAGGACGGATTCTCGGTGAAGCCGCCGGTATAGCCCACCGAGGTGGAATAGACGCCCGCACTCTTCCAGAACAGCCGTTCGGCGCCCCAGAAGCAGCCCATGGCGAAGACCGCCACCTCCATGCCCACCGGGAAGGGGGGCTTCAGATGGGTGTCGAGCACGTAATGGCGCTCAGGCACGTGAATTTCGCTGGCACGGCCGGGCAGGGCCTGGTCGGCCGTGACCATCACCGTCTTGCTGGGGCCCCAAAGGGACATGGATGCGACTCCGGTTGCATTGTTTCCCCCATCATATGGGGAGCCGGGATCAGCGCAGCGAGATGGCGGCCAGCGCCAGGGCGGCGACGATGGCCAGCACGCCCAGGAAGATGTCGCGCTGGCGGCGCTTAGCGTGGTCCTTTTCCTCCAGGCGGCGCTGCAGCCAGCGGGTGGTGACCTCGACGGCGGCCGCCCCGGCGAAGTCGCTGAACACGCCCTGAACCGCCGAGGGCTCGAACATCCCGTCGTTGAATTCATGGATGGTGAACAGGCACCACTCGCCCTCGTATTCCACCTGGCAGATCCAGTCCTGCAGTACCCAGCGGTCCAGCACCTTGCGGATGGGGCGCTCGGCCTCCTGGGTGTGGAACGAGAACTGGAAGCCCTCGACGGAGGCGATACGGGACTCGGCCATGGCGACTCCTCAATGAAACGGGCGGGTGGTGAAAATAACCACAGAACTACCGGATGTAATAATTGTTTCACCCCGGCGGCACAAGCCCTTGCGTTATAGGATAGCCATGGACGGCTACGAAACCTCAGCAGTCGAAGGTCGGCATGTTGTGCCGAAGCAGCCCGAAAGGGGCGCTTTCGATCCGTCCTGCATCTCAATTCCATTGTCCGAAATCAGACGAGGTGAGTCATGACCCACCAGATGACGACCGTCCATGCCCTGAATCCGGCCGCCTCCGACGGGCTGGAGGTGCGCCTCGCCGAGACGAGCGCCGAGGTGGCCGCCGCCCAGCGCATCCGCTACCGGGTGTTCTACGAGGAGATGGGCGCGCGCCCCACCGCCGCCATGCAGGCCTTAGAGCAGGATTTCGACGATTACGACCGTCATTGCGACCACCTGCTGGTCCTGGCCGAGGGCGAGGTGGTGGGCACCTACCGCCTGATCCGCCGCCGGGCGGCCGAGGCGGTGGGGCGCTTCTATTCGGCGGGCGAGTTCGACATCAGCCCCTTCCTGGCCATCGAGGGCGAAATTCTGGAACTGGGCCGCTCCTGCGTCGACGCCCGCTGGCGCCACCGGGGCACGCTGCAGGCCCTGTGGCAGGGACTGGCCGCCTACATGGTGGAGAACGACATCCGCCTGCTGTTCGGCTGCGGCAGCCTGCCCGGCACCGACCCCGAGGTGCTGGCGCCCCAATTGGCTTACCTGCGCGACAACCACCTGGCGCCGCCATCCTTGCGTGGCCGGGCGCTGGACGGCGCCGAGACGGTGGACTTCGCCACCATCGACGCGGCCTGGGAGGCGCGCCGGGTGCTGGCCTCGCTGCCGCCGCTGCTCAAGGGCTATCTGCGCTTAGGCGGCGTGATCGGCGACGGCGCGGTGATCGACCGGCCGTTCAACACCACCGACGTGCTGGTGGTGGTCAACGCCGCCGACATCGCCGGGCGCTATGTGAAGCGTTTCAGCGCTTGATGGCGGATTTGAGCGCGGCCAGCAGGCGGGCGGGCTCCACCGGCTTGGACACGTAATCGTCCATGCCGGCCTCCAGGCACAGCGAGGCGTCGCCATCCAGCACGTCGGCGGTCATGGCGATGATGGGGATGGTGGCCACCGGGCCGCTCATGGCGCGGATGCGGCGCGTCGCCTCCAGCCCGTCGATGCCCGGCATGTGGACGTCCATCAGCACCACGTCGAAGGGCTGGCGCGCCAGGGCGGCGATGGCCTCCGCCCCGTTATGGGCCAGGGTCACCCGCTGGCCCCAGCGCTTCAGCAAGGTGGTGGTCAGCTTCTGGTTGACCGGATTGTCCTCGGCCACCAGCACCGCCAGGCTGGGCAGGTGAGGATCGTCGGAATCCGCCGCCGAGGCGGACTGCCCCGTGGCGGCGGCCAGCGGCAGGGTGAAGTGGAAGGTGGTGCCCTCGCCCGGAATGCTGGTAAAGCCGATCTCACCGCCCATCATTTCCACCAGCTTCTTGCAGATGGAAAGCCCGAGGCCGGTGCCGCCGAACCGCCGGGTGATGGAGGAATCCGCCTGGACGAATTCGGCGAACAGGGCCGGGGCGGCGGCCGGTTCGATGCCGATGCCGGTATCGGCGACCTCGAAGCGCAGGCGGGTGGGGGCGTCCTCGGGCTCGGCCTCGACCGAGGCCACCACGCCGCCGTTCTCCGTGAACTTGATGGCGTTGCCCAGCAGGTTGGTC includes:
- a CDS encoding hemerythrin family protein; its protein translation is MATWLEEQWKSGDPVIDSEHQKLHQMIASMAAVVRNDPGLGLADEAIEVLHDRMRIHFRMEEQLAARLGPDTVAQLKEDHLRLMALLVPVREAIRNRDPNLARESIEHFHRELDRHDREMDIPLFRTMVAGARP
- a CDS encoding lipoyl domain-containing protein, producing the protein MIKVLAVPSYGYNVEKVNITRLLKEPGEDFALDEPLYELETEKVAQEVEAPFAARLVRWWVAEGDVVPVGAPVADVEVEG
- a CDS encoding thiamine pyrophosphate-dependent enzyme, whose translation is MDGSEVAFEPRLALEAMVLSRECDRREAILVRQGKAPFHVSSVGHEALAVLAQLIGPGDQVFPHYRDKALMLALGTPVRELARLLLGKAASLANGRQMPGHFGDRSRGVWSALSPVAHHLLPACGFAWAMQRQGLPHVAVALTGEASCRQGEFFEAVAFAVERRLPVLFVVEDNGLGISTPTAHLNPLALGMLDGVKVTRADGRDPEALFAVARRVMHGVRGGAGPAILWCELDRLEGHSSFDDQRGYLPEEVIRAKWERDPVAAFAARLGPQSEVETLRQRFADEVYATFQEVLDEPDPSPKAALDGRLAPAGEPPPFRFPEDYAEKRWSLARAVGVALGAIFEHDPKTVLFGEDVDDPKGGVFGLTRGLSTRFPGRVHNSPLAEATIAGVAPGLAGGGIRPILEMQFADFCGPAMSQIVNDLATLRWRSAGAWTCPAVIYAPYGGYVAGAGMWHSQACEAAFCQIPGLRVAVPSSPADAVGLFWAAAHADDPTVILLPKRLFQVSEPVPAEIPAIAFGKAARLRQGDDITVICWGNTVRVVGDALRLPQAASVSAEVFDLRSLVPWDRVAVMDSVARTGRLLVVQEDNVSGGVGQMIVAEICADARTWASLKTPPLILGRPDVHIGFSGAYGDAYLPQPQAVAERIRDMTGAP
- a CDS encoding GNAT family N-acetyltransferase produces the protein MTHQMTTVHALNPAASDGLEVRLAETSAEVAAAQRIRYRVFYEEMGARPTAAMQALEQDFDDYDRHCDHLLVLAEGEVVGTYRLIRRRAAEAVGRFYSAGEFDISPFLAIEGEILELGRSCVDARWRHRGTLQALWQGLAAYMVENDIRLLFGCGSLPGTDPEVLAPQLAYLRDNHLAPPSLRGRALDGAETVDFATIDAAWEARRVLASLPPLLKGYLRLGGVIGDGAVIDRPFNTTDVLVVVNAADIAGRYVKRFSA
- a CDS encoding patatin-like phospholipase family protein; this encodes MALVLGGGAPNCTLMTGAMLAFEEAGVKFDVISGAGGGGCMALLYASPANGMTRQESLRNSINLSVSDSIFKYLPLNYKVFVKGSRLAEGYRNLLTKLPYYEKVVNQLGMTKGKKLISDLIQLIWAITTPSTTTFFSSGCCSHAPLLEQFIDFSKIKDYEEEVYINAYSVADEKVVTYGKKEINFETFAASLGYPFIYEATTVDGIYFMEGGAVDTYNFSGLLRTDEDIRTLVVLDAFGNQQYIQRPKNLFQAYSQSMILPLVEVCRKDLMLFEHYYLKEWNAAHPKKEVELVKIKFDIPPDWLPAALDWSTSNMERMFELGYETARKHIAEYGVDLGRTIT
- the msrA gene encoding peptide-methionine (S)-S-oxide reductase MsrA; this encodes MSLWGPSKTVMVTADQALPGRASEIHVPERHYVLDTHLKPPFPVGMEVAVFAMGCFWGAERLFWKSAGVYSTSVGYTGGFTENPSYEEVCTARTGHAEAVMVAFDPAELPYSTLLRLFWEGHNPTQGMRQGNDIGTQYRSAIYWTTPQQGEAAESSRQAYGESLRRAGFGAVTTEIAPAGTFYWAEGYHQQYLAKNPGGYCGLGGTGVRCG